In Spea bombifrons isolate aSpeBom1 chromosome 5, aSpeBom1.2.pri, whole genome shotgun sequence, the sequence tctccccattcctGCCGCTCTGACGGATattggtatatattatacacccGAGAGGCACCAGCCGCCAATTACAGACCACGGTAGATCGGTGTGAAAAAGGGGGGACTTTTTGTTCAACTAACGGATTTACGACCTTTTATTAAAGGGACGCCCCAGCCGTTGTATGCACTTTAACGCACCGGATAGCCGTGTGGCCCCTTGACATTGTCACGGTGTCCGTTTTGCCCCTTTTTGCTGAAATAATTACATTGCAAATCCTCCTCATCGCCCAGGCATCATACTGGGGGGGGTAGACGATAAAGATCGCCCGTGTCTCCTATCTATAATATAAGCGAGCCTCTCTGCTGTTTATAAAGTGGGAAGCCTTGTTGTGAATGTCCTTAATGAAAgttcacacaaacacacgcacCCGTACACACACGCACCCGTACACACACGCACCCGTACACACACGCACCcgtacacacacgcacacagatgCACTGGGCGCACCACCGgtacacacccccccccccccgtacacACGGCGCACCACCGGTACACACACTGGGACGGAGGGCCTGCCAAGCCCTGGGGGTGTTTGTGGAATATGAAAAGATGCAGCATAATCAGACCACAAGGGGTGGAACAAATCCATTGCCGACAATTTCTATTGGACAATGCTTGGCGTGGGATCCTGCACCCCTCGTGTGCTGCTCTGATGCTGAATAAGAGGAAAGCAACGAGCAACAAGAGAGAAAACGCCAACCCGGGGGCCAAGAGGAGGGCAATAACCCGCGCACCGGCTTTAATAATAACCCTCTGCTGCCAGCAAACGCgtccttttaaagaaaaatatgctAAAAAAACGTCAATGATTAGCAAAGCgctaatagatttttttatgtacattaaACCAGTTTGGGCATAAGAGTTATTATTAAAAGGTTTGGTTTCAGTCCAAAACGGGGAGATTTGAACCCAACGAACGAAAAGGATCCATTCGCCGGACGGACCTCTTACCTGAGCAGCTGGCGCAGGCGCCCAGACAAGCGCGACGACCCCAGGTTCAGCTCTTTGAGAGCACACAACTGCCCCAGGTGAGAGGCAAATCTCTGCAGCCCCTCCTCCATGGCAGGAGACAGGCGTCTCACATCCACGTTGCTGTACGGCAGCTTCAGGCTCTTCAGCCCTACGAACTTGGCCATGCGCGGGAGGAGGATGTTCAGGCCGACCAGCCCCAGATTGTTGAACCTCAGGTCTATCAGCCGAACTCCGGAGGGATTTAAGAGTTCAAGGAGTTCTGCGGTGCTTCGGAGAGAAAGCTCTTCAGCCCAAAGATCCCTGCACTGCAGGCGTAAGGGGCTCTGTGAACTCACAAGCAGCGCCTCTCTCAGGACACTGTAGGAAGTGCTATTTACAAAGAGATCCACTCTCACGTCTACGTGCACTGAGGGGTTAAAAGCGGCAGGGGTCCCGGCAGAGTCGTCTTTGTCGCTTCCTCTCCTGCGCTTTGTCAGCCGAATACCATCTTCACTGCAGCGTTTGGAGACATCGATGCAAGCTTTGGCCAGCGTTACCGTGCGGGACCACACGCTCATGGTGTCGGGGTCACGCTCCAGGCCATCGTCCAGTATGCCGGTCATATCGAGGAGTCTCAGGTGTCCTTTCCTGCAGAAGAAGTTATGGAAATGCTTAGTAGCCCCGAGACATCATTCCACCCCTGGAGAAAGCGATCGGTGCGGGGTGACTGCCACCTCCCTACGTGGATGAgatggaataataaaaaaaatctatttctaaAGCTTTCGCTGCCTTTGCATCCCCAGTTCTAGAACCCGGACACCAACGTACAACACACAGGATTCCACGGATCTAGAACCCAAGTCTCACCGTCTCCTGGTTCCCCAAACAACGCGGAACAATAGGTTCTGTGTGTCATAGAACAGTTCATCTAGAACCCTAGTCTAACACAGAACCAAACAGATCTAGAACCCAGAGCTTTCTGTATAACAGGCAAGACCGCACCTtgccgggccgccgccatcctCTTTGGTCAGGGCATGGCTCAGATAGGCCGTCACCCCGAGGATGACCGTCTGCACGCACTGCTTGCTGGGTTGGCCTCTCGGCTGGGCTGGGCCGCGGTCACCATGCAGCAGCTTCTGGAAGCTCAGAACGGAGAAGGGCCAGCGCTGGACCAGGTCCTGCACCACCAGGGTCTTCTTATCGAGGAAAGCGGCTTTGAACAGCTCGGGGTACAACTCCTCGGGGATGAAGTCCAGCGCCCGCCGGGTGGAGGCGTGATCCGACACCACCTTCCGCGCACACAGAAACGCTAGAGACAGCATGACCGCCAATCACCACGGCGACCATCCCCTGGGGAAAGAGAAGCACTTCAAGGGTTAACTCTAAAGCAAGCTGCGATCACATTATACCCCCTCTGATATAACAGGGAGCCCACTcagtgacccccccacaccaaacATCCACCCCCCACACGAGACTCACCCCACATCCATCCAACCCACCCGAGACTCACCCCACATCCATCCAACCCACCCGAGACTCACCTCACCAAACATCCACCCACACAGTGACCCTAACCCCACTCTAAAAAACCCACCTGACACTCGCCCCACTCAATAACCTCCACCTGAGACTCACCCAACCTCACCTCACCTCACCTCACCTCCAACCCACACAGCGACCCCCCAACCGAAACTCTCCCGACTGCGCTGCCCCAAATAAGTTACTCTACCTGAAAGGCACTCGCCCCCACAGTAATCCCATCCGGCAAGCACTTGCCCCTCTTCCGGCAACAAGACCAGGACCCCGGCCCCAGCTCCGGCGGATGTTATGGCTCTCCGCCAGCCAGATTAAAACAGTCCAACCGCAACGCCCCTTACAGTTACAGCGCCGTCCGCGCGACAGATAGGAGCTCGATTATTGGCTAAAATGCTGGTGATGTCATCCAACACAGGCCATCCAGCGACGCCATATTGTGAGGGCAGACTAAACTGAAAGTGAAAGTGTGATTTTATTCCAGGGACAAACAATATGGCCGCGGGTGGAGCAAAACACGCCATATCCACAAAGGCGGGACCGTAAACATCGCGCTCGGTGACGCCTcatccttttaaccccttattgttttttgtatgtagtgacaatggctgttttgaCATTtcgttgaaaaaaaaaattagaaaacactttttctgacttttatttgaaaaatattttacccatCTATAAAAACCTAAtgtaaaaacctgctaaatacattctaatatctgtcctgagtttggaatttgcataactggggttttaaagggttaaattgcatTGGGCTGCCTGGGTTAGGGTACGGATAGGAAGGGCCCAATCCCTTACATAAACCCGGCTCTTCTGAATGTGGCCCTAAAGCTGTTTTGTGCATAAAAAGGATGCCCAGTGTCCCAGCCCACAGGTCTTAagattttaaggggttaaatccataGGCCCACCTAGGGTTAACCCATCCGAACAAATCGCCTACACAGAATCCCCCCCCAGTGTATTTGCAAGCGGGAacccacaaacatttaaagggacctcctCATGCGCGTTAACGTGAGGAAGATAGCCGGAGTGTCCCTAATAGCCGAATGCAAGGAAAACACAGGGTTAAACTGTATGATTATTGCTCCTTTAcctatatttcttctttttgtctgtttatGGCCTGGAGAGGTTGTCTAGATAATTATTCTTATGACATCATCCCGATGACGGTTCTGGTCGCAGCGCTAGTCGGTAACCGGTATGTAAATgccagtatatattatatgtatgtatattattattattgtgttatatagcgccatcaaattccatagcgctgtacaatgggtagacaggacataacaagtagtatgtaacataaactGTATGGCCGCggatgcccgttttaaaagcttAGGAGGTCTCCTAAACTTCAagggtgtcgctggaatgcgtgaggcattcagcgacaccaaacactcaccCCACTCACACTCTGGGGAGCGGTCACAGCAGCCACTGcaagtgatcttcgccatccgcaagatggcggccgccctgtaaaaagaaacaaaaaacaatcaagttgaaaaagttcgctagatggtctccagaccctctagagaaatCTGGCTTTACTTGCAGGTTGAAAACAGGTACTGCagtcaaccatgcaagtcaatggagcccagctttctaatcacaatgtgattagtaaaatattaaaaaaatatgggaaaaaaatgctaaaataaaaaatgtgctaacatttaaaactaattatgcagtgatgtcaccagaggaaccatccagtaccagcaaaatgttaaaaaataaataaataaagtttactattttgagcaagtgctaaaatttctaaaaaatctcaacatagaaagagttaaaataaaagcacctcaaatacccaaggggtgtctaatttaataaaaaatggctgatggggtaaattggagcggccgagctcaaagatagggcgtaggtacagactgaccaaaatagagaaaaaaagcgcacttcccaaatgtggccttttaaccccaaacaccagacaaacccatgcatgtggggtatcagtgcactcgggagatgttcctgaacacacgttggggggttgtttgatagtgacgcatacccggagctatgaattcattcctgaagtacaatttttgtggaaaaaaatacaaaattaaattttggcaaaggcaggtggtagaatctcatgcatgaaagggttaaaataccagcatttgaaatacttcggggtgtttagttttcaaaaacatatggtttgatggggtaaattgaagtagccggcttcaaagatgttccaaagaggagatggaggcagaatgaccaaatgaccacctggattacgcatgccccaaaagtagccttttaccagccaaacaatctgacaaacccatgcatgtcgggtatcgctgtactcaggagatgttcctgaacacacattggggggttgtttgacagggacatataccagaacctttatatctataactaaagtacaatttgtgtgaaaaaaaaataaaaacaattactattacaaagtttgacaaagtgtggttgtataattagtgcatggaaagggttaaaataccagcatttgaaataccctggggtgtctagttttcaaaaatatatggtttgaatgggttaaattgaggtaaccggcttcaaagatgttccaaagaggagatggaggcagactgaccagatttggaaatcataaaacgctgcttgtacttattgcccaataacttacaaaaacagcaaaaaaacataaaaacatcgggtatttctaaactcaggacaagtagtagaatctatttagctagtttatTTACTTgcttttgtaggtgagtaaaagatttttcaaagaaaagtcctaaaaggtgttttttttcaaattttcaccatgttttattatttttttttttatagtaaataagatgatatgatcaaaacatatggtatctgaagaaagcccatcttgtcctaaaaaaaacaatatataacatgtgggtacactaaggaggagaaaattacagctgaacacaagcaccgcaaaagggttaaaacagcctcggtcccacagggtacaaaaagaaaacatgagcccggtccttaaggggttaaaagacaagctttcaagagatatcctcccttcatcaggtctgaagcaatactgatcaacatgatagaggttacaacttaaacaagtgatggtataagGGGGGGGGTTGAATGGGGTGTCGTAAATAATTGGCCTGGAGGTGAAGAATGTagagaggtatatatatatatatatgtatgtatatgtatatgtatatatatatatatatatatatatatatatatatatatatatatatatatatatatatatatatatatatgggtgaaTTTGTGAGACGGGGGATACAGTAGCATCGTTTAGCCCTCCCTGACATCTGTGGGAGGTGTATCTACAGATCCCGCGTCTTGTCCTCCCTGAATGTGGGACCCACGAGGCTTCTGCACAGAGCGCCCACAAGCTGCATGTCTGCTCCCCCAGGCTCCTGCCTGAAGACCGCCCTGACAGGGGAGCTCAGTACCAGTCTCTGTCCAGCAGATGTCGCCCGAGTAGCGCTTTCTATCCAGCAGGTGTCACTGGGTCCCGGCTGCAGTTCCACTCTCTATCCAGCAGGTGTCACTGGGTCCCTGCTGCAGTTCCACTCTCTATCCAGCAGGTGTCACTGGGTCCCGGCTGCAGTACCACTCTCTATCCAGCAGGTGTCACTGGGTCCCGGCTGCAGTTTCCTGTTCCTGACCCGGTTGCAGTGCAGGTACCCGCCCGGCAGGCGGCGCTGGGCCCAGCAGTGCTCGCAGCCTCGGAGTTTCGTGTAGCCCGGGCCCAGTGAGATTTGTCCCTCCCCGGCAGCCGATGGCGAGCGGTGCCCCCGGGCCTAATATGGAGCCGCTGCCCACCGTGCTGATGTCGGCCTGGGCCTGGCGGGAGGCTCCGGGGAGCGGCCGGGACAATGTACTGTTGCAGTTGAGTGTCGAACCAGACAGGCCCGTGGACTTCCGGCTGTTAGTTCGGCGGAGTGAAGGCCCCAGGGGTCCGGCTGGCACGGTGAGCAACCGCAGGGGCCCCGGGAGCGGTGTGTGTACCCCGGCCAGTGCCTGGGACTGCCTCTTACTATAATACCGGTTACTCCTGACATTACCCCCGTAATACCGGTTACCCTGACATTACCCCCCTCCCGTAATACCTGTTACCCCTGACATTACCCCCCCCCGTAATACCGGTTACCCCTGACATTACCCCCCCCGTAATACCGGTTACCCCTgacattacccccccccccgtaataCCGGTTACCCCTgacattacccccccccccgtaataCCGGTTACCCCTgacattaccccccccccgtaataCCGGTTACCCCTGACATTACCCCCCCCCGTAATACCGGTTACCCCTgacattaccccccccccgtaataCCGGTTACCCCTGACATTACCCCCCCCGTAATACCGGTTACCCctgacattacattacattatatataatgtatactgacattatataaacatatatatataaatatactaattATActgacattatatatacatatatacactaattatactgacatattatatacatagatatactaATTCTActgacatattatatacatatatatatttattgacatacgatatgtgtgtgtgtatatgtatatatatatgtatatatatatatattaatatataaaatgcgtGGTGCGGATTATACATTTTggataattaataaataatttattctggTTCTGCTGTTAAACAATCAGCCGGCAGCCTCTCTATCCCCCGTCAGAAAAGGGCGACCGTTCAGAGTGGTTGGAAGCTGCTGAGTGACATCACTGAAAGTCTGATACGGTTCAGATGGATGACGTTTCTCCTGTCGCGTTTGTTTTTTAGGTGGTTGAGGTTTTTAAGCTGAAGGATATCTCGTACGAGCTGAAGAGCTTGTGGTGCCACGAGCTGACGGAGCTGACGGGCCCCGGGGAAACCGGCGGCTCCATGATCTTTAACTTTGATGACAAACAAGAAGCCCAGAAGTGGTGGACGGTGGTCAGCAGCTCTCTGCGAGAGGCTCGGAAAGGTGGGTGATGAGGTCACGTGACGCTTTTCTAGAATtcagattagggctgcaacaactaatcaataaaatcgatcatgaaattcgttgccaacgaatttcattatcgattagttgaatcgattattatcgattataaaatgaggggtttttcagagcaaacgctccctaaaatccccctcattatataatccgtttgagtgactcacagcagcagctcctacttaccagcccctccctgtaatcactgtggcaactggccccgcccccttccttctcccagaaggccagaaccacatggctgtgacactcatctaactgtaagtataaaattaatatttgggctgctgaaagttaggggaggtgggggttaatttaggggcagctatgtttaatggggtgtttagggttaatttaggggcagttatggttaatggggtgtttagggttaatttaggggtagttatggttaatggggtgtttagggttaatttaatgatgaggactgagggttaatttaataaagttaacttaaggtgcagttagatataaagggggcaaactaaagggaatctaaatcctgggggccgtgaagattaacccagtacttatttataaaagtatggtgtcagtgtgctgtgaacaggtctgtgactctatgaggggactatgagatatctgggggggtataaggcatatctggggaggacacaatgacatatctgggggtataaggcatatacagtatataaggcatatgtggggagggcagtgtggcatgtctggggaggacggagtggtgtatcagggagtataaggcgtatcagacacagtggtatatgtgggaggcagcgtggagtggcatatgtgggaggcagcgtggagtggtatatgtgggaggcagcgtggagtggcatatgtgggaggcagcgtggagtggcagatgtgggaggcagcgtggcgtggcagatgtgggaggcagcgtggagtggcagatgtgggaggcagcgtggagtggtatatgtgggaggcagcgtggagtggcatatgtgggaggcagcgtggagtggtatatgtgggaggcagcgtggagtggtatatgtgggaggcagcgtggtatatgtgggaggcagcgtggtatatgtgggaggcagcgtggagtggtatatgtgggaggcagtgtggagtggtatatgtgggaggcagtgtggagtggtatatgtgggaggcagagtggagtggtatatgtgggaggcagtgtggagtggtatatgtgggaggcagtgtggtatatgtgggaggcagcgtggagtggtatatgtgggaggcagcgtggagtggtatatgtgggaggcagtgtggagtggtatatgtgggaggcagcgtggagtggtatatgtgggaggcagagtggagtggtatatatgggaggcagcgtggtatatgtgggaggcagcgtggagtggtatatgtgggaggcagcgtggagtggtatatgtgggaggcagtgtggagtggtatatgtgggaggcagtgtggagtggtatatgtgggaggcagcgtggagtggtatatgtgggaggcagagtggagtggtatatatgggaggcagcgtggtatatgtgggaggcagcgtggagtggtatatgtgggaggcagcgtggtatatgtgggaggcagcgtggagtggtatatgtgggaggcagcgtggagtggtatatgtgggaggcagagtggagtggtatatatgggaggcagcgtggagtggtatatgtgggaggcagcgtggagtggtatatgtgggaggcagcgtggtatatgtgggaggcagcgtggagtggtatatgtgggaggcagcgtggagtggtatatgtgggaggcagagtggagtggtatatatgggaggcagcgtggagtggtatatgtgggaggcagcgtggagtggtatatgtgggaggcagcgtggtatatgtgggaggcagcgtggagtggcagatgtgggaggcagcgtggagtggtatatgtgggaggcagtgtggagtggtatatgtgggaggcagcgtggagtggtatatgtgggaggcagcgtggtatatgtgggggggggcagcatggcatgtctgggaggcagcgtagcaagcctgggctcaaatgtgcatatattggggggctggttgggaaataaagacaagaaatgtattatcaaagttttttttattctgcgtttgtatttaacatcatttgtttattaaattattttaaatgaaaaatgaacattcatttttttatccgattaatcgacaaaataatcggccaactaatcgattatgaaaataatcgttagttgcagccctaattcagATCCTTATTTAGCGAGCCGCAGCGAGTCCCGTCATAGAACGTCCTTTGAAGTTGAGTCGGTGGCCCCCTGGCTAGCAGATCGCGGCCGCCGGCTCCGTGATGTTCTCAGGAAATCGCGTGCACTTTGTTGGAATTTGCCCAGTTGCCATAAAATTTTGTCCTTGGACCCCCctcatttcttcttcttcttcattgtaCCTGCTTTAGTCAGAGCCCCGGTTACCGAGACCCTCACGTCAGGGTGGAAAGTGGGCCAGTAGGTGGCGGGTTTGGCCGCCTTATCTAGCTCTTTAAGGttgtgatataacccccagcggcGAGAGAGAAGGAAAAGCCGGCCTGGTGATAACAAAATCAGCCCGGGTCCTAGTTATATTATTTCCTCCGACGGAACATGCCGGCCCTTCCGGATAAAGCCAGAGAGCTTTATCGAGCATGCGCAGTAATGACACCGGGTATAATCCGCACCAACAATGTTATCCTGTGCTGGTGTATAATCGTGTATTATGGTATGTatgttacatatattatattactgtatatatatatatatatatatatatatatgtgttatggCGTGTGTCACGCGTGCTATAAGTATGTGGTCCTTACAGTCTGCCTCTCTCTGTTCTCAGCAGCTTCGCAGGGTCAGGATAACCCTTTGAAAGCCATACTGGATAAGCCTGCGACCGCAGCCATCACCAGCGCGTTTAGATCGCTTTCCGTGGCCCCAGAGATTCCAGCGGAGCCCACGGACTTCCATGCCAAAGGTAGAGGAGACGCCTGGCTTCTTGTTTCAGTGCTTtacgttactgagagggtggtagatccgtggatcagcctcccag encodes:
- the LRRC14 gene encoding leucine-rich repeat-containing protein 14 yields the protein MLSLAFLCARKVVSDHASTRRALDFIPEELYPELFKAAFLDKKTLVVQDLVQRWPFSVLSFQKLLHGDRGPAQPRGQPSKQCVQTVILGVTAYLSHALTKEDGGGPARKGHLRLLDMTGILDDGLERDPDTMSVWSRTVTLAKACIDVSKRCSEDGIRLTKRRRGSDKDDSAGTPAAFNPSVHVDVRVDLFVNSTSYSVLREALLVSSQSPLRLQCRDLWAEELSLRSTAELLELLNPSGVRLIDLRFNNLGLVGLNILLPRMAKFVGLKSLKLPYSNVDVRRLSPAMEEGLQRFASHLGQLCALKELNLGSSRLSGRLRQLLSCLQKPLESLELAFCSLLPVDLCFLSQSFHVCSMKKLDLSGNNLSEILLQPFRQLLVEVSHCLIHLDVIECKLTDAHLAVIAPALCRCSRLRYLGLFCNPISSKGLKTLLQDLLPLPDLRQVVYPFPVDCCSDFVPWPSSSPALDVSFEQTKLAQVATELQQMLVSAQRTDVIWTTDMCKHRSLDYLSF